In Leptospira harrisiae, a genomic segment contains:
- a CDS encoding cytochrome c-type biogenesis protein CcmH, whose translation MISVDQNKFQMNKSLSSAFSKIHFCSKIKFSLLSIGFCLLFPNLLLAQKTTTNLKEEAQIQTFLKVTENIRCICLPSLPIQSCSFNMCAASSYLKTFIENRIKDGMKEEEIISKMENGFGTSVLQDPIVVMFQENGNQGMVDSIVYGFGPKILAQPDGTWINFTLFAFGILGLFGIYKYGTKKKKETTDSNTKHSPGDLKSTTEQIKNKIRKFEEET comes from the coding sequence ATGATTTCTGTTGATCAAAACAAATTCCAAATGAATAAAAGTTTATCTTCTGCCTTTTCAAAAATTCATTTCTGTTCCAAAATAAAATTCAGTCTTTTATCCATTGGATTTTGTTTATTGTTCCCTAACCTCCTTTTGGCACAAAAAACGACAACGAATCTCAAAGAAGAGGCCCAAATCCAAACCTTTCTGAAAGTTACGGAAAACATTCGTTGTATTTGTTTGCCAAGTCTTCCGATCCAATCTTGTTCATTTAACATGTGTGCGGCGTCAAGTTATCTCAAAACCTTTATTGAAAATCGAATCAAAGATGGAATGAAGGAAGAAGAGATCATCTCAAAAATGGAAAATGGATTTGGGACTTCCGTTTTACAAGATCCGATTGTAGTGATGTTTCAGGAAAATGGGAACCAAGGTATGGTAGATTCTATTGTATACGGATTTGGACCAAAAATTTTAGCACAACCCGATGGAACCTGGATCAACTTTACCTTGTTTGCCTTTGGTATTTTAGGACTTTTTGGGATCTACAAATATGGGACAAAAAAAAAGAAAGAAACTACAGATTCGAACACCAAACATTCGCCAGGTGATTTAAAATCTACCACAGAACAAATCAAAAACAAAATCCGTAAATTCGAAGAAGAAACTTAA
- a CDS encoding heme lyase CcmF/NrfE family subunit translates to MNNLGTILLSASLAILIFSALQTIYGIYKQERKAIELGRLALMTNPFVIVLTFTVLLTQLVRSDYSNYYVVMHSSEHLPLFYKMTSIWSGSSGSLLFWNLILNVFTFIVLWQTRKSIEDRIPMMNLILAVLSGFFSFLAVFYGDAQPFREFVPEAAAGRGLNPLLQHWAMIIHPPILYIGYVSISIPFAIAMSALVSGQLSEDWMKFIRKWTLFSWFFLGTGILLGSKWAYEELGWGGYWAWDPVENASLMPWLLTSAFVHSVVIQERRGMLKFWNMLLVILAFHFSLLGTWITRSGVLEGPHSFSKSTIGTPFIIYIIGSFLFFTGFVVYRRKHLTPERNLEAITSKEGSFLLNNFLLVLSTAAILLGVFSPLLYGKEFKAPWFNSWGVPAGIFLLLLMGAAPLLAWRKGAGAVFFSTLLKPLIAGVIGGGLYILFYSQNFTKPDSKYGDVLAEVYSVLTVTIGVFTISGIIQEYYRGIRARREEFQNENIFVAGYRMLLKNKRRYGGYLVHFSLVLIFIGYAGNAFKINTSVRFFYELQPPTSEEIVYQSIDKAMIGGYQIEASTLKLKPVLISRLGGEPNIQNVIVSQEGTYGIFRGTDKLSELTTERRFYPQISHLTGDFETHIPTSEPAILSMAKEDFYIQLGAIETSDLKSENPDLPLMFMQYYFTPGSEMDKLKFFLNFPKQIVANLEVWVNPLVKLIWIGSLLYFLSGIFLLLPAGENKKKAVG, encoded by the coding sequence ATGAACAATTTAGGAACCATCCTTCTCTCAGCCTCTCTTGCCATTTTAATTTTTTCCGCATTACAAACCATCTACGGAATTTATAAACAAGAACGAAAAGCGATCGAACTTGGTCGCCTTGCATTAATGACAAATCCTTTTGTCATTGTCCTAACATTCACAGTTTTATTAACCCAACTAGTAAGATCAGACTATAGCAACTATTATGTGGTAATGCACTCAAGCGAGCACTTACCGTTGTTTTATAAAATGACATCCATTTGGTCAGGGTCATCTGGAAGTTTGTTATTTTGGAATTTGATTCTAAACGTTTTTACTTTTATTGTTTTATGGCAAACACGTAAGTCCATCGAAGATCGAATTCCAATGATGAATCTCATCCTTGCTGTTCTTTCTGGATTTTTTTCTTTCCTTGCCGTATTTTATGGAGATGCACAACCATTCCGTGAATTTGTCCCGGAAGCAGCTGCAGGTCGGGGCCTCAATCCCCTACTCCAACATTGGGCGATGATCATCCATCCTCCGATTCTTTACATTGGTTATGTGAGTATATCGATTCCTTTTGCCATTGCTATGTCGGCTCTTGTATCGGGCCAACTTTCTGAAGATTGGATGAAGTTCATTCGTAAATGGACTTTGTTTTCTTGGTTCTTTTTGGGAACAGGAATTTTACTCGGATCCAAATGGGCCTATGAAGAGTTAGGTTGGGGTGGGTATTGGGCTTGGGATCCTGTAGAGAATGCTTCACTTATGCCATGGTTACTCACAAGTGCCTTTGTACATTCTGTTGTGATTCAAGAACGAAGAGGAATGTTGAAGTTTTGGAATATGTTACTTGTGATCCTTGCATTCCATTTTAGTTTGCTTGGAACTTGGATCACTCGTTCGGGAGTTTTGGAAGGACCACATAGTTTTTCTAAATCTACAATCGGAACTCCTTTTATCATTTATATCATTGGAAGTTTTTTGTTTTTTACAGGGTTTGTGGTGTATCGCCGGAAGCACCTAACACCTGAAAGAAACTTAGAAGCAATTACTTCCAAAGAAGGTAGTTTTCTTTTAAATAACTTTTTGTTAGTTCTTTCCACTGCCGCTATTTTGCTCGGAGTATTTTCCCCTCTTTTGTATGGAAAAGAATTTAAGGCACCTTGGTTTAACTCCTGGGGAGTACCTGCGGGAATTTTCCTTTTGCTTCTAATGGGAGCCGCCCCCTTACTTGCTTGGAGAAAAGGAGCGGGAGCTGTCTTTTTTTCCACCTTACTCAAACCTCTAATCGCAGGTGTGATAGGTGGTGGACTTTACATACTTTTTTATTCACAAAACTTTACCAAACCTGATAGTAAGTATGGGGATGTTTTGGCAGAAGTGTATTCCGTGCTGACTGTAACCATAGGTGTGTTTACTATTTCCGGTATCATCCAAGAATACTACAGAGGGATTCGGGCACGTAGAGAAGAGTTCCAGAACGAAAATATTTTTGTAGCCGGTTACCGGATGTTACTTAAAAACAAACGGCGGTATGGTGGTTATCTAGTCCATTTTTCACTTGTTCTTATTTTTATCGGTTATGCCGGAAACGCATTTAAAATCAATACTTCAGTTCGTTTCTTTTACGAACTCCAACCACCGACTTCGGAAGAAATTGTTTATCAATCCATTGACAAAGCAATGATTGGTGGTTACCAAATCGAAGCCTCCACACTCAAACTGAAACCAGTTCTAATTTCAAGACTCGGTGGAGAACCAAATATTCAGAATGTGATTGTTTCCCAAGAAGGAACATACGGGATTTTTCGAGGAACTGATAAACTTTCTGAACTTACAACGGAACGTAGATTTTACCCTCAGATCTCTCACCTAACGGGAGATTTTGAAACACATATTCCCACGAGTGAACCAGCAATCCTATCTATGGCAAAAGAAGATTTTTATATCCAACTAGGAGCCATTGAAACCTCAGATTTAAAATCAGAAAACCCTGATCTTCCTTTGATGTTTATGCAGTACTATTTTACTCCTGGTTCAGAGATGGATAAACTTAAATTCTTCCTCAACTTTCCAAAACAAATTGTGGCAAATCTTGAAGTTTGGGTGAACCCACTTGTGAAACTCATTTGGATTGGTTCACTCCTCTATTTTCTATCAGGAATATTCTTATTATTACCTGCCGGCGAAAACAAAAAGAAGGCGGTTGGTTAA
- a CDS encoding cytochrome c maturation protein CcmE, whose product MNRKFLTLLFLIGLSLGGIAYFSSQETSYLLLDASELAANQTKYSDQNLRVRGFVRVGSLVREGKKAKFDLELNDQIIPVFFTGATLLPDAFKEGARARVDGKLDHGVLVASHVEAKCASKYEAGYAEEQ is encoded by the coding sequence ATGAATCGTAAGTTTTTAACTCTTTTGTTTCTCATTGGGCTCTCTCTTGGCGGGATTGCTTATTTTTCCTCTCAGGAAACTTCCTATCTTCTTTTGGATGCTTCGGAACTCGCTGCCAACCAAACCAAATATTCAGATCAAAACCTACGCGTGCGGGGATTTGTGAGAGTGGGGAGCCTTGTCCGTGAGGGTAAAAAAGCAAAATTTGATTTGGAACTGAATGATCAAATCATCCCTGTTTTTTTTACAGGTGCCACTCTTCTTCCAGATGCCTTCAAAGAAGGTGCCAGAGCTCGTGTGGACGGAAAGTTAGACCACGGAGTGCTTGTCGCAAGTCACGTCGAAGCAAAATGTGCCTCCAAATATGAAGCGGGATACGCTGAGGAACAATGA
- a CDS encoding YdcF family protein: MDSIFFTLSKLATLLVYPLPFFFLLAILLILKTKSGHGKFRLFQIILFLYLTSNAYVANFLLQSLEKDYPPIQISDLPESDVAIVLGGMIQTISAHPGRPELTDSADRLTDAVRIYKAGKVKKILFTGGSGLLFADTYREADLAKEIFIGLGVPEKDLIWENQSRNTYENAVETKKLLLEKNLKKSILITSAFHMKRAAGCFEKQEIPFIPFPTDFRSTNLNSGAFELYIPSASFLDQTSLSIKEWVGYFVYRYKSFL, encoded by the coding sequence ATGGATTCTATTTTTTTTACTCTTTCCAAACTTGCTACGCTCCTAGTTTATCCTCTTCCTTTTTTTTTCCTATTAGCAATCCTACTCATTCTGAAAACCAAGTCTGGACATGGGAAGTTTCGGCTTTTCCAAATCATTTTATTTTTATATCTTACATCAAATGCATATGTTGCAAACTTCCTCCTACAATCTTTAGAAAAAGACTACCCTCCAATACAAATTTCAGATCTTCCCGAATCAGACGTTGCGATTGTGTTAGGTGGCATGATCCAAACCATTTCCGCACATCCTGGTCGACCTGAACTGACTGATTCTGCAGACAGACTAACAGATGCAGTACGAATTTACAAAGCAGGTAAGGTAAAAAAGATTTTATTTACTGGTGGATCAGGTCTTCTTTTTGCTGATACCTACCGAGAAGCAGATCTTGCAAAAGAAATATTTATTGGCCTTGGTGTTCCCGAAAAAGACTTAATTTGGGAAAACCAGTCCCGAAATACCTATGAAAATGCAGTAGAAACTAAGAAACTACTCCTGGAAAAAAACTTAAAAAAATCAATCCTGATCACATCTGCCTTTCATATGAAACGTGCAGCCGGTTGTTTTGAAAAACAAGAGATCCCATTTATTCCCTTTCCTACAGACTTTCGTTCGACCAATTTAAATTCAGGAGCCTTTGAACTTTACATTCCATCAGCGAGTTTTTTGGACCAAACCTCTCTTTCGATTAAGGAATGGGTGGGATATTTCGTATACCGCTACAAATCCTTCCTGTAA
- a CDS encoding MBL fold metallo-hydrolase, producing MKSLYLQCILVLFVLSCFADASIRKPHHTKNGFQNPNPNIQPKGFSDLLVWQFQRFQLPTSLDPADYPPFPVVGNDGKELSANPSRLSVTWVGHATTLIQIDGVNILTDPIWSERCSPVGFIGPKRYTPPGIKIEDLPQIDIVVLSHNHYDHTDLPTLKQLEDKFHPLVLTGLGNKKLLLGEGMKNVKEMDWWEETKTSGLQITFTPTQHFSGRGLFDRNESLWGSYHISGKNERVYFGGDTGYYTHFREVAERLGEIDVAILPIGATEPRWMMEAVHVDPKEAVQAFSDLKAKYMVPMHYMTFVLSDEKLDSPVPRTKEELKRSGISEDRLVPLKIGESRFF from the coding sequence GTGAAGTCCCTATACTTACAATGTATCCTAGTTCTTTTTGTTTTGTCCTGTTTTGCCGACGCCAGTATTCGTAAACCACACCATACGAAAAATGGATTTCAAAATCCAAATCCTAACATTCAACCAAAAGGTTTTTCCGATCTTCTAGTTTGGCAATTCCAAAGGTTTCAATTGCCTACGAGTTTAGATCCGGCAGACTATCCTCCTTTCCCTGTAGTTGGAAATGATGGAAAGGAATTGAGTGCAAATCCATCGAGACTTTCTGTGACTTGGGTTGGGCATGCCACCACTCTCATTCAAATTGATGGAGTGAACATTCTCACAGATCCCATTTGGAGTGAAAGATGTTCCCCAGTTGGATTTATTGGCCCAAAACGTTATACTCCTCCAGGGATTAAAATCGAGGATTTACCACAAATTGACATAGTGGTTTTATCACATAATCATTATGACCATACGGATTTACCTACACTCAAACAGTTAGAAGATAAATTTCATCCTCTCGTTCTTACTGGACTTGGTAACAAAAAATTGTTGTTAGGTGAAGGTATGAAAAATGTAAAGGAGATGGACTGGTGGGAAGAAACAAAAACCTCAGGATTACAAATTACTTTCACACCAACCCAACATTTTAGTGGGCGAGGACTTTTTGATCGCAACGAATCGCTTTGGGGGAGTTACCATATTTCCGGAAAAAACGAGAGAGTTTACTTCGGAGGTGACACTGGTTATTACACTCATTTTCGAGAAGTGGCAGAACGATTGGGCGAAATTGACGTTGCCATTTTGCCGATTGGAGCCACGGAACCTCGTTGGATGATGGAGGCAGTACATGTGGATCCGAAAGAAGCGGTCCAAGCTTTTTCTGACCTAAAGGCAAAATATATGGTGCCAATGCACTACATGACCTTCGTTCTCTCTGACGAAAAACTCGATTCTCCTGTGCCCCGCACCAAAGAAGAGCTAAAACGATCGGGAATCTCCGAGGATCGTTTGGTTCCTTTAAAAATTGGAGAATCCCGGTTTTTTTAG
- a CDS encoding sodium:proton antiporter, whose protein sequence is MLKKLLTMIVFLVCLSMTTAGLFAEDPTPVQTQTTTQEETGHSSHGESVHQELPYWSVLPFVAILLSIAILPVASHKTSHWWEDNNNKLILAVGLGAISFVVLLIYGYSHNIVHTVFFDYIPFIILLGSLFYISGGIVIKGDIHATPLNNTLYLLIGAALASFIGTTGASMLLIRPLLKTNSERKHVVHTVVFFIFLVSNIGGSLTPLGDPPLFLGYLKGVPFTWTFKLLPEMLVAVSILLVVYFVWDTIAYKKETKKDLKRDDKLATPFSIGGQVNFIWLLGVILAVAFLNSNYIPEINNTPTLGFIREAVLIVLIGLSKFTSKEADRKFNNFTLHPIQEVAYLFIGIFITMIPALVLLEAHGKELGITQNWQFFWATGAFSSVLDNAPTYLTFGSLASGLLTPAGAAAPLTLGQFIGNVQAEEILKAISVGAVFMGANTYIGNAPNFMVKSVAEENKVKMPSFGGYLAYSMGILVPVFILITFVFFV, encoded by the coding sequence ATGTTGAAGAAGCTTCTCACAATGATAGTCTTCCTGGTTTGTTTGTCTATGACAACGGCAGGTTTATTTGCGGAAGATCCAACTCCGGTTCAGACGCAAACAACCACTCAGGAAGAAACAGGACACTCGTCACACGGCGAATCAGTACACCAGGAATTACCATATTGGTCGGTATTACCTTTTGTTGCCATTTTACTTTCCATCGCAATCTTACCGGTTGCTTCTCACAAAACTTCTCATTGGTGGGAAGACAATAATAACAAATTGATCCTTGCTGTAGGACTTGGTGCCATTTCTTTTGTGGTTCTTTTGATTTATGGTTACAGCCATAATATTGTTCACACGGTTTTCTTTGATTATATTCCTTTTATTATTTTACTCGGATCTTTGTTTTATATTTCCGGTGGAATTGTGATTAAGGGAGACATTCATGCAACTCCTCTCAATAACACATTATATTTGTTAATTGGTGCAGCTTTAGCTTCCTTTATTGGAACCACTGGGGCTTCTATGTTACTCATCCGTCCTTTGTTAAAAACAAATAGCGAGAGAAAACATGTGGTTCACACAGTTGTGTTTTTTATCTTCCTTGTTTCCAACATTGGTGGATCTTTGACACCACTTGGTGACCCTCCACTTTTCCTCGGTTATTTGAAAGGAGTTCCATTCACTTGGACATTCAAACTTTTACCTGAGATGCTCGTGGCAGTTTCTATATTGCTCGTTGTGTATTTCGTTTGGGATACGATTGCTTACAAAAAAGAAACCAAAAAAGATTTGAAACGCGACGATAAACTCGCAACTCCTTTTTCTATCGGTGGTCAAGTGAACTTCATTTGGTTACTCGGTGTGATTTTAGCAGTTGCTTTTTTAAACAGTAACTACATTCCAGAAATCAACAATACTCCAACTCTAGGATTTATCCGTGAGGCAGTATTAATTGTTCTAATTGGTCTTTCTAAGTTTACTTCTAAAGAAGCAGATCGTAAGTTTAACAACTTTACCCTCCATCCAATCCAAGAAGTAGCATACCTATTTATTGGGATTTTCATCACGATGATTCCTGCTCTTGTTTTACTTGAGGCACATGGTAAAGAACTTGGGATCACACAAAACTGGCAGTTTTTCTGGGCAACAGGAGCTTTCTCTTCTGTTTTAGACAATGCTCCGACTTACCTCACCTTTGGTTCGTTAGCTTCTGGTCTCCTCACTCCAGCGGGTGCGGCAGCTCCGCTCACGTTAGGTCAGTTCATTGGAAATGTCCAAGCGGAAGAAATTCTAAAAGCCATTTCAGTGGGTGCCGTATTTATGGGTGCGAATACTTATATCGGTAACGCTCCTAACTTTATGGTAAAATCCGTTGCGGAAGAAAACAAAGTAAAGATGCCATCTTTTGGTGGATACTTAGCATACTCTATGGGAATTTTAGTTCCTGTGTTTATCCTCATTACTTTCGTATTCTTCGTCTAA
- a CDS encoding aromatic amino acid ammonia-lyase, translating to MNLSTLQSLSRSGSFSHLTNVRLSLETERNQLESLLKVSKEKLIYGIHTGFGPHAFVSNEDTENIQKSLIYHLTVEPVFSSDGIPHSHLSHNEARAVLAARIHCLSLGGSGINFHTLELLNTLLELDCIPVLPEKGSLSASGDLIPLSYIPLALLGESGFTGKGKDLAPSRWNKGTSKIPGLPWTPKVKEAISLTNGTSFTTALLGLQVIEFRNILSFSLELLEYLFSFHSVFSDAFHPAYHNHKQFDGPKEIVKILYPIVSKHSKVKKEGSRIQDIYSIRCIPQILGSILDEIISIGNVVEQELNSLSDNPVLIPTEEGVRFAEGGGFYAAQVSFAADRLQNAMAVWFTWVDRFLNYLYEPNENGEFPLMLSDKPGTYAGLSGLGLMSTHLTAEVRRDSMPGSVQSVPTNGNNQDIVPMGAISVLRNRRTVVSAYKLLSIFAFSVFQSSRFAKRKDLVPSKDLFTGLKTMAADRSLDFEIQTLMERLKNSTSSLVEIPNG from the coding sequence TTGAATTTATCAACACTCCAATCTTTATCTAGGTCCGGTTCTTTTTCTCATTTAACTAACGTTCGCCTGTCATTAGAAACAGAGCGAAACCAATTAGAATCCCTTTTAAAAGTTTCGAAAGAAAAACTAATTTATGGAATCCATACAGGGTTTGGACCACATGCATTCGTATCCAATGAGGATACTGAAAATATCCAAAAATCTTTAATTTATCATCTAACTGTAGAACCTGTATTTTCTTCTGATGGAATCCCGCATTCCCATTTAAGTCATAACGAAGCTAGGGCTGTTCTTGCTGCTAGAATTCATTGTTTGTCACTTGGTGGATCAGGAATTAACTTTCATACATTAGAATTATTGAATACACTTTTGGAGTTGGATTGTATTCCTGTTTTGCCAGAAAAAGGTTCTCTTTCAGCTTCTGGAGATTTGATTCCCCTCAGTTATATTCCTTTGGCACTTCTTGGTGAATCTGGGTTTACTGGAAAAGGAAAGGATTTAGCACCGAGTCGGTGGAACAAAGGAACTTCCAAAATCCCTGGTTTGCCTTGGACTCCCAAGGTTAAGGAAGCAATTTCTCTCACCAATGGAACAAGTTTTACCACTGCACTTTTAGGGCTCCAAGTAATCGAATTTCGCAATATACTTTCTTTTAGTTTGGAACTTCTCGAGTATTTATTTAGTTTTCATTCTGTTTTTTCTGACGCCTTCCATCCAGCTTACCACAACCACAAACAATTTGATGGCCCAAAAGAAATTGTTAAAATTCTTTATCCAATCGTTTCTAAACATTCCAAAGTGAAAAAAGAGGGGAGTAGAATCCAAGATATATATTCTATCCGTTGTATCCCTCAAATCCTTGGTTCTATTTTGGATGAAATAATTTCTATAGGGAATGTCGTTGAGCAAGAGTTAAATTCTCTTTCGGACAATCCTGTTTTAATTCCTACAGAAGAGGGAGTTCGGTTTGCCGAAGGTGGTGGGTTTTATGCTGCCCAAGTCAGTTTTGCCGCTGACAGATTGCAGAATGCGATGGCTGTTTGGTTTACTTGGGTGGATCGATTTTTGAATTATCTCTATGAACCAAATGAAAACGGTGAGTTCCCTTTGATGTTGTCAGATAAACCTGGTACGTATGCAGGATTATCGGGATTAGGTCTTATGTCGACTCACCTAACGGCAGAAGTGCGAAGAGATAGTATGCCAGGTTCTGTGCAGTCTGTTCCTACCAATGGCAATAACCAAGACATTGTTCCTATGGGTGCAATTTCGGTTTTAAGAAATCGCAGAACGGTTGTCAGTGCGTATAAATTACTTTCTATATTTGCTTTTTCGGTTTTTCAGAGTTCTCGGTTTGCCAAAAGAAAGGATTTGGTTCCAAGTAAAGATTTGTTTACGGGCCTAAAGACCATGGCGGCAGATCGAAGTCTGGACTTTGAAATCCAGACATTGATGGAAAGATTAAAAAATTCTACTTCTTCTCTTGTAGAGATTCCAAACGGTTGA
- a CDS encoding DUF368 domain-containing protein, with amino-acid sequence MPLSKKEILFCLLNGFLIGIANLIPGVSGGTFALILGLYDRLITAITSLNLDTIKVSLTFVFGFWKEDVRKRFALEMKRIDFWFLVFLGIGLLLSVISGAKLIQFLLQNHPQATLALFIGLIFPSLAVPYKLIEKHSLVVWLFLIPGILLTIVPSFFMGDTTGSENPLIAFLTGAVAISAMILPGISGSYIMLVLGEYQIVIGKLSTILEPSSIIFLGAFGIGCLLGLLIFTHFVKWLFVKYKSHTMTFLLGLILGSFFILWPFKDYAHGQEIVGRSGEVKRDIQIATAKNVLPKDFAETQIPLAALVFGLVLGFGLNRLESLQEKK; translated from the coding sequence ATGCCTCTATCGAAAAAAGAAATTTTATTCTGCCTTCTCAATGGCTTTCTCATCGGGATTGCCAACCTCATCCCCGGTGTTTCCGGAGGGACCTTTGCACTCATCCTCGGACTTTATGACAGGTTAATCACTGCCATCACTTCCCTAAACTTAGATACCATCAAAGTTTCACTTACTTTCGTATTTGGATTCTGGAAAGAAGATGTAAGAAAACGTTTTGCCTTGGAAATGAAACGAATTGATTTTTGGTTCCTTGTCTTCTTAGGAATTGGTCTTTTGTTATCTGTGATTTCTGGTGCCAAACTCATCCAGTTTTTACTACAAAATCATCCACAAGCAACACTCGCACTTTTTATTGGACTTATTTTTCCATCTCTCGCTGTCCCATACAAACTCATCGAAAAACACAGCTTAGTTGTTTGGTTATTCCTCATTCCAGGAATTCTACTCACCATTGTCCCAAGTTTTTTTATGGGGGATACAACAGGATCCGAAAATCCTCTGATTGCCTTTCTCACAGGAGCCGTTGCGATTTCTGCAATGATTTTACCAGGAATCTCTGGCTCTTACATCATGCTCGTGTTAGGTGAATACCAAATCGTGATTGGGAAACTTTCTACCATCCTCGAACCAAGTTCCATCATTTTTCTCGGAGCTTTTGGAATTGGATGTTTACTTGGACTTCTGATTTTTACTCATTTTGTAAAATGGTTATTTGTTAAATATAAGTCGCATACAATGACTTTTTTACTGGGACTGATCCTCGGATCCTTTTTTATCCTTTGGCCTTTTAAAGATTATGCGCATGGTCAGGAAATCGTAGGTAGGTCGGGAGAAGTGAAACGAGACATTCAAATTGCTACTGCAAAGAATGTATTACCAAAAGATTTTGCAGAAACACAAATCCCACTCGCAGCATTAGTTTTTGGGCTTGTGCTTGGATTTGGACTCAACCGTTTGGAATCTCTACAAGAGAAGAAGTAG
- a CDS encoding sugar phosphotransferase, translating into MVSFLPLTIVILAFLSLILHTFYVYSHFGVKDVPNERSLHDVITKKSGGMFFIPLFLLASLSLLFFPNPDFLIFSKEDPSLKFDIYLLLAGVSIFCILGFVDDLYHLSPKLRLFLELSVVALFLILINPEITYFGMNTIPKPLQVMVLTVFLVFAVNLVNFMDGMDWYLVTTLFLSFFSLVLVTPQFYGNGHLGFIFYTILFVTMFGFIFYNFPRAKLFMGDSGSLALGFFVMALPLFVGKWGETKSTVWDVTYYFYLFPYFWLDGIFILLKRFFQKKHLFQAHREHLYQRITETKLGKIGSLVIFFILNFIVVCIHFVLTIQKVPPLFIFLILFLFSVSSYGILWILIRRKNLA; encoded by the coding sequence ATGGTCTCTTTTTTACCACTTACGATTGTCATTCTAGCGTTTCTCAGCCTCATTTTGCATACATTCTATGTTTATTCGCATTTTGGGGTCAAAGATGTGCCAAACGAACGGAGTTTGCACGATGTAATTACAAAAAAATCAGGAGGAATGTTCTTTATCCCTCTATTTCTCCTCGCAAGCCTCTCACTCCTTTTTTTCCCCAATCCTGATTTTTTGATTTTTTCCAAAGAGGATCCTTCGCTAAAGTTTGACATTTATCTTTTGTTAGCCGGAGTTTCTATTTTTTGTATTTTAGGTTTCGTTGATGATTTGTATCATCTTAGCCCCAAACTTCGTTTGTTTTTAGAACTGAGTGTTGTGGCCCTATTTTTAATTTTAATAAACCCAGAAATCACTTATTTTGGAATGAATACGATTCCAAAACCTCTGCAAGTGATGGTTCTTACGGTCTTTCTTGTTTTTGCAGTGAACCTAGTAAACTTTATGGATGGGATGGATTGGTATTTGGTTACAACCCTCTTTCTCTCCTTTTTTTCATTAGTGTTGGTAACTCCTCAGTTTTATGGGAATGGCCATCTTGGTTTTATTTTTTATACAATTTTATTTGTTACTATGTTTGGTTTTATATTTTATAATTTTCCTAGAGCAAAACTATTTATGGGAGATAGTGGCTCATTAGCATTAGGATTTTTTGTGATGGCATTACCATTGTTTGTTGGTAAGTGGGGAGAAACAAAATCGACAGTTTGGGATGTAACATATTATTTTTATCTGTTTCCTTATTTCTGGTTGGATGGAATTTTTATCCTTCTCAAACGATTTTTCCAAAAAAAACATTTGTTCCAAGCTCATAGAGAACATCTCTATCAAAGGATCACAGAAACCAAGTTAGGAAAAATTGGATCACTTGTTATATTTTTCATTTTAAATTTCATTGTTGTTTGTATTCATTTTGTATTAACAATTCAAAAGGTTCCGCCTCTTTTTATCTTTCTCATACTTTTCCTTTTTTCTGTCTCCAGTTACGGAATCCTTTGGATTTTGATCCGCAGAAAAAACCTTGCATAA